From Pristiophorus japonicus isolate sPriJap1 unplaced genomic scaffold, sPriJap1.hap1 HAP1_SCAFFOLD_104, whole genome shotgun sequence, a single genomic window includes:
- the LOC139241322 gene encoding probable G-protein coupled receptor 139, producing MHLPTQIIDRLFSILLITVNLVAIVILSRGKCGLSTSTTRYLVAMAAADLLVVITEVILYRISCYYFPWSLLHITPVCTVMYVLARAATDCSVWFTVTFTFDRFVAVCWQKLKTKYCTGRTAAVVLATSCILLCSKTIPFYFTIEPVYIIDNVHWYCSTMPAYFTEPVWVGFDWFDTVLNPLLPFAVILLLNALTVRHILVASRVRKGLRCESKGEKGSDPEMESRRKSVILLFTISGSFILLWLVYVIDLFYYSITGIIPSDYSDSLYQFTQVGFILQNISCCTNTFIYGVTQSKFREQLKSAVKYPVTSILQLINKQND from the exons atgcatttgcccactca aataattgaccgTCTCTTTTCCATTCTgcttattacagtgaatttagtggcgattgtgatcctatcccggggaaagtgcggactGTCCACcagcaccactcgctacctggtggccatggcagcggcggatctactggtggtcatcACTGAGGTGATACTGTACCGGATCAGTTGTTATTATTTCCCGTGGTCTTTGCTGCATATCACCCCTGTGTGTACTGTTATGTATGTCCTGGCccgtgcagccacagactgttctgtctggttcaccgtcactttcacctttgatcgatttgtggccgtttgttggcagaagctgaaaaccaaatattgcaccgggagaactgcggctgtggttctggccacaagctgcattctgctctgttcAAAAACCATTCCCTTCTACTTTACAATTGAACCTGTatatataatcgacaatgttcACTGGTACTGTTCCACAATGCCAGCATATTTTACTGAGCCCGTATGGGtgggatttgactggtttgatacggttttaaacccactgctcccattcgctgttattttgttgctcaacgctctgacagtcagacacattttagtggccagtcgagtccgtaaaggactgaggtgtgagagcaagggggagaagggcagtgaccccgagatggagagcaggaggaagtctgtcattttactcttcaccatatccggcagcttcatactgctgtggctggtataTGTTATAGATTTATTTTATTATAGCATTACAGGAATAATTCCCAGTGATTACAGTGATTCTTTATATCAATTTACACAGGTCGGATTCATACTGCAGAAtataagttgctgcacaaacacatttatttacggggtgacccagtccaagttcagagagcagttgaagagcgcagtgaaatatccggttacctcaattttacaattaattaataaacagaacgaCTGA